A stretch of the Bacillus sp. FJAT-18017 genome encodes the following:
- a CDS encoding IS256 family transposase encodes MTQIQFNLNTDVLKEAVMASNIDTVMKASIVLVLNAVMEKERDEYLQAGAYERNSIRRDYRNGYYERDLLLSIGKVTLKVPRTRGGDFSTTVFERYSRCDQAFILSMLEMVVNGVSTRKVKHIVKQLCGESVSKSFVSSLTEMLDPVVSQWASRPLNTKYYPYIFADAMYIKVREHNRVVSKAVYIATAIDEGNHRDVLGLKVAHSESFEAWQSFFQHLQERGLQSPKIVISDAHKGLKAAIAKEFVGTIWQRCLVHFKRNIFTNLPKKEMDEVKFGLKRIFDVAEADEARRFKDEFIDRFGDNPKLERTLRTLEEGFEDAIQFLNEPAKYHPYIRSTNSLERLNQEVRRRERSIRIFPNTQSAFRMIGAILIDYTEEQERKKILFKK; translated from the coding sequence ATGACCCAAATTCAGTTTAACCTAAATACCGACGTTTTAAAAGAAGCCGTAATGGCTTCCAACATCGACACTGTGATGAAAGCGTCCATTGTCCTTGTATTGAATGCCGTAATGGAAAAGGAGCGGGACGAGTATCTCCAGGCTGGGGCCTACGAGCGGAATTCAATTCGCCGCGACTACCGAAATGGTTATTATGAACGCGATCTTTTACTCAGTATCGGCAAAGTTACCTTGAAGGTGCCCCGTACACGGGGTGGAGACTTTTCGACAACCGTTTTTGAAAGGTATTCAAGATGCGACCAGGCGTTTATCCTCTCTATGCTTGAAATGGTTGTAAATGGCGTATCCACCCGAAAGGTCAAGCATATTGTCAAACAATTATGCGGGGAGAGTGTTTCAAAATCCTTCGTTTCTTCTCTGACGGAAATGCTTGACCCGGTGGTGAGCCAATGGGCCAGCCGGCCTCTTAACACTAAATATTATCCTTATATTTTTGCAGATGCGATGTATATCAAGGTAAGGGAACATAACCGCGTGGTCTCCAAAGCCGTTTATATCGCGACAGCGATTGATGAAGGCAATCACCGGGATGTCTTAGGCTTAAAAGTGGCCCACTCCGAGAGTTTTGAAGCATGGCAGAGTTTTTTCCAGCACCTTCAGGAAAGAGGACTCCAATCCCCCAAAATAGTTATTTCTGACGCACACAAAGGCCTGAAAGCCGCCATAGCTAAAGAGTTCGTGGGAACCATCTGGCAACGTTGCCTGGTTCATTTCAAAAGAAACATTTTCACCAATCTGCCCAAAAAAGAAATGGATGAGGTGAAATTCGGGCTTAAGAGGATCTTTGATGTAGCTGAGGCGGATGAGGCTAGGCGGTTTAAGGATGAATTTATAGACCGGTTTGGGGATAATCCTAAACTTGAGCGTACACTGAGAACATTGGAAGAAGGCTTCGAGGATGCCATTCAGTTCCTTAACGAACCTGCCAAGTACCACCCATATATCCGAAGTACAAATTCGCTGGAACGGTTGAATCAGGAAGTCCGTAGAAGGGAAAGGTCAATCCGAATTTTCCCCAATACCCAATCTGCATTTCGAATGATTGGCGCAATCCTGATTGACTATACGGAAGAACAAGAAAGGAAAAAGATCCTTTTTAAAAAATAG
- a CDS encoding nuclease-related domain-containing protein, producing the protein MELPEDFKHQYINLKKGYEGELMFDERTELLTCDCIILNDLLLQFNGRTFQIDTLIIFPNGIIIFEVKNFEGEFFYQDEKLFIKPHTEVSDPLLQLSRCETLIRQLLKSIGFNMQVDSSVVFINPEFTLYNAPLDKPIILPTHLNRHLKKLDTNTGKLSGYHSLLADKLNSMHMQKSPFEQLPAYTFEQVRPGMVCKTCDSFDVYVEGKKLICKKCAHAENVEDAVMRHVEEFKLLFPDEKITTIVMHKWCGILSMKWIKGILERNLKMVKLSRWSYFE; encoded by the coding sequence ATGGAATTGCCAGAAGACTTCAAACACCAATATATCAACCTGAAGAAGGGCTATGAAGGAGAGTTGATGTTTGATGAGCGAACCGAATTGCTTACCTGCGACTGTATTATTTTGAATGATTTATTACTGCAGTTTAACGGCAGGACATTTCAAATCGACACATTGATTATTTTTCCAAACGGGATTATCATCTTTGAGGTGAAGAATTTTGAAGGAGAATTTTTTTATCAAGACGAAAAATTATTTATAAAGCCGCATACGGAAGTTTCTGATCCCCTGCTTCAATTAAGCAGGTGCGAGACCCTAATAAGGCAGCTCTTGAAAAGCATAGGCTTCAATATGCAAGTGGACAGCTCTGTTGTCTTCATCAACCCCGAATTCACCTTATACAATGCACCTCTCGATAAGCCCATCATTCTTCCCACCCATCTCAACCGTCATCTTAAAAAACTTGATACAAACACTGGCAAGCTCAGCGGTTACCATTCGTTACTCGCAGATAAGCTAAACTCAATGCATATGCAAAAATCCCCTTTTGAACAGCTCCCCGCTTATACATTTGAACAGGTTCGACCCGGAATGGTTTGCAAAACGTGTGATTCATTTGATGTTTACGTGGAGGGGAAGAAATTAATATGCAAAAAATGCGCCCATGCTGAGAATGTTGAGGATGCTGTTATGCGCCACGTGGAGGAGTTTAAGCTTCTATTTCCGGATGAGAAGATTACAACCATCGTAATGCATAAGTGGTGCGGGATATTGTCCATGAAATGGATAAAGGGGATTCTCGAAAGAAATTTAAAAATGGTTAAATTAAGTAGATGGTCTTATTTTGAGTAG
- the megL gene encoding methionine gamma-lyase has product MEEKELQLETRMIHSGYEPKDHHGSLVPPLFQTSTFVFDNAAQGERRFAGNEDGYIYTRLGNPTISILEKRIAELEGAEAALAFSSGMAAVSAILFSIVKSGDHILCSPGVYGCTFGLLQLMQDRFGVTHSFSPMDNANQVEQAIQPNTTCIFIETPINPTMKLVDLEMVANIANGKGIPVVVDNTFSSPYLQNPLALGCDVTLHSATKYICGHGDVIAGVAAGKADFMKRVAMAAQKDVGGVMSPFDAWLLLRGIKTLAVRMDRHCENTEHIFAFLKNHPKVSKIFYPGDPEHEDYHIAKKQMKKPGALISFEIEGTKETAQRFLDELKLIKIAVSLGDAETLAQHPATMTHSAVPEDERLRMGIRDNLIRLSVGLEAWVDIKNDLEQALEKL; this is encoded by the coding sequence ATGGAAGAGAAAGAATTACAGCTTGAAACGAGGATGATTCATTCAGGTTATGAGCCAAAGGACCATCATGGCAGCCTTGTGCCGCCACTTTTTCAGACTTCGACATTTGTTTTTGACAATGCAGCACAGGGAGAAAGGCGATTTGCGGGAAATGAGGATGGCTATATTTACACGCGATTGGGAAACCCAACCATTAGCATTCTTGAAAAAAGGATTGCGGAGCTTGAAGGAGCCGAAGCGGCACTGGCCTTTTCCTCCGGTATGGCTGCCGTATCTGCGATTCTCTTTTCTATTGTAAAATCGGGAGACCATATTTTGTGTTCTCCAGGAGTATATGGCTGCACATTCGGCCTCTTGCAGCTCATGCAGGATCGGTTCGGAGTCACTCACAGCTTCTCACCTATGGATAATGCCAACCAAGTTGAACAAGCGATTCAGCCGAATACAACCTGCATCTTTATAGAAACTCCTATCAATCCAACAATGAAGCTTGTTGATCTTGAGATGGTTGCCAACATTGCAAACGGCAAAGGGATTCCAGTTGTAGTTGACAATACATTTTCCTCGCCGTATCTGCAAAACCCGCTGGCGTTGGGTTGCGATGTAACGCTTCACAGTGCGACAAAATACATTTGTGGACATGGTGATGTTATTGCTGGTGTCGCAGCAGGCAAAGCTGATTTTATGAAAAGGGTAGCCATGGCGGCACAGAAGGATGTTGGAGGCGTCATGTCGCCGTTTGATGCATGGCTTTTGCTCAGGGGCATAAAGACTCTTGCTGTAAGGATGGACCGGCATTGTGAGAATACAGAGCATATTTTTGCTTTTTTGAAAAATCACCCTAAAGTTTCAAAGATTTTTTATCCGGGAGATCCGGAGCATGAAGATTACCATATTGCAAAAAAACAAATGAAGAAACCAGGTGCTCTCATTTCATTTGAAATTGAAGGAACAAAGGAGACAGCCCAAAGATTTCTTGATGAGCTGAAATTGATAAAAATTGCCGTCTCTTTAGGGGATGCCGAAACACTTGCACAGCATCCTGCAACAATGACTCATTCAGCAGTACCGGAGGATGAACGGTTAAGGATGGGGATCAGGGACAATCTGATAAGGCTATCCGTTGGGCTTGAAGCATGGGTTGATATCAAAAATGACCTTGAGCAGGCCCTGGAGAAACTATAA
- a CDS encoding GAF domain-containing protein — MFNVEMYKGSREENYSLVIKQLQALLEGEKNAIANLSNASSLLNQFLDRINWVGFYLVDGDSELVLGPFQGLPACVRIPFGKGVCGTSAAKLETVRVEDVHLFPGHIACDAASQSEIVVPLVKDGQLLGVLDIDSPEKNRFDALDQEKLEEFVAVLVKYL; from the coding sequence ATGTTTAATGTCGAAATGTACAAAGGCAGTCGAGAAGAAAATTACAGCCTTGTCATAAAGCAATTACAAGCTTTGCTTGAAGGGGAGAAAAACGCAATTGCCAATTTAAGCAATGCCTCCTCCCTTCTAAATCAATTCCTTGACCGCATCAATTGGGTCGGATTTTATCTGGTTGATGGGGATAGCGAACTAGTACTCGGGCCATTTCAAGGGCTCCCTGCCTGCGTAAGAATTCCTTTTGGCAAAGGGGTTTGCGGTACCTCGGCAGCAAAACTGGAAACAGTCCGGGTGGAAGATGTGCATTTGTTCCCAGGTCACATTGCCTGCGATGCCGCCTCGCAATCGGAAATTGTCGTACCACTGGTCAAGGATGGACAGCTTCTAGGTGTTCTGGACATTGATTCTCCAGAGAAAAACAGATTCGATGCACTCGACCAGGAAAAGCTGGAAGAGTTTGTAGCTGTATTAGTAAAATATCTATAG
- the refZ gene encoding forespore capture DNA-binding protein RefZ encodes MRKNKKEAIVLAAVSLFNTKGFAGTSIRDIAAKAGVNPANIAYYFDNKHGLLEYCLTTYFELYLAQIEEAMSLLDFGASVCLKKVMENLMYFQCANTQMSRFIVREMSLDSQTVREIMSTYYQKEKYYFQAILERGMKDGAFRKLAVPYAIIQIKGLLTMPFLNPHYITEVLHVFPHERYFADKYLDQLFDWVDGSLLVTDQATIAI; translated from the coding sequence ATGAGGAAAAACAAAAAGGAAGCCATTGTTCTTGCCGCTGTGTCACTTTTTAATACAAAAGGATTTGCAGGTACATCAATTCGCGACATCGCAGCCAAGGCCGGTGTTAATCCGGCAAACATTGCGTATTATTTTGATAACAAACATGGGCTGCTGGAATACTGCTTAACTACTTATTTCGAACTATACCTTGCTCAAATTGAGGAGGCGATGTCCCTGCTCGATTTTGGCGCCAGTGTGTGCCTTAAAAAAGTAATGGAAAACCTGATGTATTTCCAATGTGCCAACACCCAGATGTCCCGCTTCATTGTAAGGGAAATGTCGCTTGATTCGCAGACAGTCAGGGAAATCATGTCTACGTATTACCAAAAAGAAAAGTATTATTTTCAGGCAATTCTGGAACGGGGAATGAAGGATGGTGCTTTCCGGAAACTGGCGGTTCCTTATGCGATCATTCAAATAAAAGGGCTGTTGACGATGCCATTTTTAAATCCTCATTATATTACCGAAGTTCTCCATGTTTTTCCTCATGAACGTTATTTTGCAGACAAATACCTGGATCAGCTTTTCGATTGGGTGGATGGTTCTCTCCTCGTAACGGATCAAGCAACCATTGCAATTTAA